The following coding sequences lie in one Methanomassiliicoccales archaeon genomic window:
- a CDS encoding radical SAM protein, with the protein MSEVVLIAPYDHTTLRERLGLKAPPLNLLYLASSLRQNGFSVKIIDDNVKAMGPEELARNISPNTRIVGLTAATSTLNSAVHYADAIKSRDEGIVTVLGGPHVSFLPEETLEHGKGIDIAVMGEGEDTVVDLVSTLEKGHDLENVKGIAFKANDKIVVNRPREMRPDIDAFPIPARDLIRLDDYKDPVKKKPIGTMITSRGCVFGCSYCASSRMMGSRFRARSPTSIVDEMEILIEMGVEHIEFIDDIFVLNQKRATEIAKEIIRRGLDIKFTASSRVDTLSTPLLADLKKAGLSSLYLGIESGSQRVLDLMGKGTTLAQVHDAVDKAKEVDLNVLGSFILGYPGETLREMDDTIRLAVRLRLDFAQFSLLTPYPGTPIFESMRSRGLLLTEDYDRFTVVDPVIDYDKLGVGRKAVSRKIVMAYLIFYTRPSYMFKHPYLFKMIPRALFPRDRQFRPDRMLATPSV; encoded by the coding sequence ATGTCAGAAGTTGTTTTGATCGCACCCTATGACCATACCACTCTGCGGGAGAGATTGGGTCTAAAGGCGCCTCCCCTGAACCTACTTTATCTTGCCTCATCGCTCCGCCAAAATGGATTCTCCGTAAAGATCATCGACGACAACGTAAAAGCAATGGGACCCGAAGAGCTCGCCCGGAACATTTCGCCGAACACCAGGATCGTTGGTCTGACCGCCGCGACATCGACTCTGAACTCGGCCGTCCACTATGCCGATGCGATCAAGTCTCGTGATGAGGGGATCGTGACCGTCCTGGGGGGGCCCCATGTCAGTTTTCTGCCGGAAGAGACGTTGGAACACGGTAAAGGTATCGATATCGCGGTGATGGGAGAAGGTGAGGACACAGTTGTGGATCTGGTATCCACATTGGAAAAGGGACATGATCTCGAGAACGTGAAAGGGATAGCTTTCAAGGCCAATGACAAAATTGTCGTGAACCGCCCCCGAGAGATGAGGCCCGACATCGACGCCTTTCCCATTCCGGCAAGGGATCTGATCCGCCTCGATGATTACAAGGATCCGGTGAAGAAGAAACCCATAGGCACCATGATCACATCCCGCGGCTGTGTGTTCGGGTGCTCTTATTGCGCTTCGTCGCGCATGATGGGGAGCAGGTTCAGGGCTCGGTCACCTACCTCCATCGTCGACGAGATGGAGATCCTAATCGAGATGGGGGTGGAGCACATTGAGTTCATCGACGACATCTTCGTCCTGAATCAGAAGAGGGCAACGGAGATCGCAAAGGAGATAATCAGAAGAGGACTGGACATCAAGTTCACTGCGTCCTCAAGAGTGGATACCCTGTCCACGCCATTACTGGCCGACCTCAAGAAAGCCGGGCTTAGCTCCCTTTACCTGGGCATCGAGTCCGGGTCCCAAAGAGTATTGGATCTGATGGGGAAGGGGACAACGCTGGCCCAGGTCCATGATGCCGTCGATAAGGCAAAGGAAGTTGACCTGAACGTTCTGGGTTCATTCATTCTCGGGTATCCAGGCGAAACCCTGAGAGAGATGGACGACACGATCCGGCTGGCGGTAAGGCTGAGACTGGATTTTGCCCAATTCTCCCTGCTGACACCATATCCTGGCACCCCCATCTTTGAGAGCATGAGATCCCGAGGTCTCCTCTTAACCGAAGATTATGACAGATTCACCGTGGTCGACCCAGTCATCGACTATGATAAACTTGGAGTGGGCCGCAAGGCGGTTTCCAGGAAGATTGTCATGGCATACCTTATTTTCTACACTCGACCCTCCTACATGTTCAAGCATCCATACCTGTTCAAGATGATCCCCCGTGCCCTCTTCCCCCGTGATAGGCAATTTCGACCCGATCGAATGCTTGCGACCCCGAGTGTCTGA
- a CDS encoding DedA family protein has product MFLSIAFLPIPDYILLPAFGYLSSIGLFDAYLTFLVCFIAAVLPIGYLPGRFVGRPLLLKGLAYLRISENSLDSAERRLKEHGRFSVFISTFIPFAYTVSSVAAGLLKMNVIDFMASSAAGFGIRYAILEYIGYSSIFIFTASFDYSQQAAITLVLIVSSLYALIYLMFISRSYRERAIKR; this is encoded by the coding sequence ATGTTCCTCAGCATTGCTTTCCTGCCCATTCCCGACTACATCCTGTTGCCGGCCTTCGGATACCTCTCATCGATCGGCCTGTTCGATGCATACCTGACCTTCCTGGTATGTTTCATCGCAGCTGTACTTCCGATAGGCTACCTTCCAGGCAGATTCGTGGGAAGACCGCTTTTGCTCAAAGGCCTTGCCTACCTTCGGATATCAGAGAATAGCCTGGATTCAGCCGAAAGACGGCTGAAGGAACATGGCCGGTTCTCGGTCTTCATTTCGACCTTCATTCCTTTTGCCTATACCGTTTCATCGGTCGCCGCCGGTTTGCTGAAAATGAATGTGATCGATTTTATGGCATCCAGTGCGGCAGGGTTCGGGATACGTTATGCCATTCTGGAGTACATCGGATATTCCAGTATCTTCATTTTCACGGCTTCTTTCGATTATTCACAACAGGCTGCGATCACCTTGGTATTGATCGTATCCTCCCTGTATGCGCTGATCTACCTCATGTTCATATCCCGATCATATCGAGAACGGGCCATCAAGAGATGA
- a CDS encoding alpha/beta fold hydrolase, with translation MPHMSVGDTKVHYEVHGSGEPLILITGLCGDLTSWKKALPLLEKEYKVITIDNRGAGKTEHPGRPFSMEDLADDASGLLTGLGIGRSHVLGASMGGNVAQELTLRHPDQVATLTLMSTYMRRPERSSVGIDAMINTVKEGASIETFLTMMQAWCLTNAAFRGRENVSQNDKRGARERDLYLVDGFARQKWALDRFDSHERISAITVPTLVVHGNEDIMVPPRFGEELASRIEGSRLVLLDGCGHMIAPDRYTPILLDFLRRNRMQN, from the coding sequence ATGCCGCACATGTCTGTAGGGGACACCAAGGTGCACTACGAAGTGCACGGTTCCGGGGAGCCTCTGATCCTTATCACCGGGCTTTGCGGGGATCTGACCAGCTGGAAGAAGGCGTTGCCCCTGCTGGAAAAGGAGTACAAGGTCATAACGATAGACAACCGGGGTGCCGGAAAGACCGAGCACCCAGGACGCCCATTCTCCATGGAGGACCTGGCTGACGATGCGTCCGGTCTGCTCACCGGGTTGGGTATAGGCAGATCCCATGTTCTGGGAGCGTCAATGGGCGGCAATGTTGCCCAGGAACTGACCCTCAGACACCCGGACCAGGTGGCCACGCTCACTCTCATGTCGACCTACATGAGGAGGCCGGAACGGTCAAGCGTCGGCATTGACGCGATGATCAACACCGTCAAGGAAGGCGCCAGCATCGAGACCTTCCTGACCATGATGCAGGCATGGTGCCTGACGAACGCCGCCTTCCGGGGCAGGGAGAACGTTTCTCAGAACGATAAACGGGGAGCGCGGGAAAGGGACCTTTACCTTGTGGACGGGTTTGCCAGGCAGAAGTGGGCGTTGGACCGGTTCGACTCTCATGAACGCATTTCCGCGATAACTGTTCCGACGCTCGTGGTCCATGGAAACGAGGACATCATGGTCCCGCCGCGGTTCGGAGAAGAACTCGCATCAAGGATAGAAGGCTCGAGATTGGTCCTTCTGGACGGGTGCGGGCATATGATAGCTCCGGACCGCTATACCCCGATCCTGCTTGATTTCCTGCGCAGGAACAGGATGCAGAACTAG
- a CDS encoding AMP-binding protein, with product MLRKEITREATLGQLLDETVAKYPDNEAIVYADRDYRETWSEFSATVDRVAKGLMALGVKKGEKVAVWATNVPHWVTLQFATAKIGAILLTININYKTTEIEYVLKQSDCENIFVIDGYRDTDYVAIMYDLVPELRTQPRDKLHTERFPHLQRVMFLGPEKHRGMYSMPEVMSMATQVTNVEYSERQSSLSCYDVVNMQYTSGTTGFPKGVMLTHHNIGNNGYWIGANMNFGPQDRICLPVPLFHCFGCVLGVMSSLNWGNTMVILEKYDPVTVMMAIEREKCTGVYGVPTMFINILEHPLFSKFDFSTLRTGIMAGAPCPVKSMNECVEKMHMTEVTNVYGLTESSPGMTQTRYDEPSLERKCSTVGKAMPGVEVAVINPDTGEFCKDEEHGELCCRGYIVMKGYYKMAEETAHAIDKNGWLHSGDIGKRDKDGYYSVTGRLKDMIIRGGENIYPKEVEDFVHHMPGVRDVQVVGVPSKKYGEQPGAFVILQPGVTMTETDVQDFCRNKISFYKVPKYVAFVEEYPLTASGKIMKYKLRELSAKLWPEA from the coding sequence ATGCTAAGGAAGGAGATCACCAGGGAAGCAACGCTCGGCCAACTTCTGGACGAGACCGTGGCCAAGTATCCGGACAACGAGGCGATCGTCTACGCGGACCGCGATTACCGGGAGACGTGGAGCGAGTTCAGCGCCACAGTCGACCGGGTGGCGAAAGGGCTGATGGCACTGGGGGTCAAGAAGGGCGAAAAGGTGGCGGTCTGGGCCACCAACGTACCGCACTGGGTGACGCTGCAGTTCGCCACCGCGAAGATCGGGGCGATCCTGCTCACCATCAATATCAACTACAAGACCACCGAGATCGAGTACGTGCTGAAGCAATCCGACTGCGAGAACATATTCGTCATCGACGGTTATCGGGACACCGATTATGTCGCGATCATGTATGACCTGGTCCCTGAACTGAGGACGCAGCCGAGGGATAAGCTTCATACGGAACGGTTCCCGCACCTGCAGCGGGTCATGTTCCTCGGACCGGAAAAGCACCGTGGTATGTACTCGATGCCTGAGGTGATGTCCATGGCGACCCAGGTGACCAATGTCGAATATTCGGAGCGCCAGTCATCCCTGAGCTGCTACGACGTGGTCAACATGCAATATACGTCGGGCACCACCGGTTTCCCGAAAGGGGTCATGCTGACGCATCACAACATCGGCAACAATGGATATTGGATCGGAGCGAACATGAACTTCGGTCCGCAGGACCGCATCTGTTTGCCAGTACCTCTGTTCCACTGCTTCGGTTGCGTCCTGGGGGTCATGTCCAGCCTGAACTGGGGCAACACCATGGTCATCCTGGAGAAGTACGACCCGGTGACGGTCATGATGGCCATCGAGAGGGAGAAGTGCACCGGCGTCTACGGTGTTCCCACCATGTTCATCAACATACTGGAGCACCCGCTGTTTAGCAAGTTCGACTTCAGCACGCTGCGCACCGGGATCATGGCAGGCGCCCCCTGCCCGGTCAAGTCGATGAACGAATGCGTGGAGAAGATGCACATGACCGAGGTGACCAACGTATACGGGTTGACAGAATCATCACCCGGCATGACCCAGACCAGGTATGACGAGCCTTCCCTGGAAAGGAAGTGTTCCACGGTCGGTAAGGCAATGCCCGGAGTCGAGGTCGCGGTCATCAACCCGGACACCGGCGAGTTCTGCAAGGACGAGGAGCACGGAGAGCTGTGCTGCCGGGGCTACATCGTCATGAAAGGGTACTACAAGATGGCCGAGGAGACGGCCCACGCCATCGACAAGAACGGCTGGCTCCACTCTGGCGATATCGGCAAGAGGGACAAGGACGGATACTACTCGGTCACCGGTCGACTCAAGGACATGATCATCCGGGGCGGGGAGAACATCTATCCGAAAGAGGTCGAAGATTTCGTCCATCACATGCCCGGGGTGCGTGACGTGCAGGTCGTCGGTGTTCCCAGCAAGAAATACGGAGAGCAGCCTGGTGCGTTCGTGATCCTGCAACCTGGTGTGACCATGACCGAAACCGATGTACAGGACTTCTGCCGCAACAAGATCTCGTTCTACAAGGTACCGAAATATGTGGCCTTCGTGGAGGAATATCCGCTCACCGCTAGCGGCAAGATCATGAAGTACAAACTGAGGGAGCTGTCGGCCAAACTGTGGCCGGAAGCGTAA
- a CDS encoding cupin domain-containing protein, protein MTSPEKLGTRIRTYRERLGLTPEDLAKNSGLDLTLLKNIEENKAYPAIGVLVKLSRALGQRLGTFMDDQFIGDPLIVRANERKEDTPGARGAGPDHAHYFALGKGKTDRHMDPFYIEFNGGGERQLSSHEGEEFIIVVSGKVELIYGKETFILEEGDSMYYNSVVPHHVGSATKGPASIYASVYTPF, encoded by the coding sequence ATGACTTCTCCGGAAAAGCTCGGAACCCGAATACGCACGTACCGCGAACGCCTTGGACTCACACCCGAGGATCTGGCCAAGAACTCCGGTCTGGATCTGACGCTCCTCAAGAACATCGAGGAGAACAAGGCCTATCCGGCCATAGGGGTGCTGGTCAAGCTCAGCCGTGCCCTAGGTCAGAGGCTGGGAACTTTCATGGACGACCAGTTCATCGGGGATCCGCTGATCGTGCGGGCGAACGAGCGAAAGGAGGACACGCCGGGGGCCAGAGGGGCCGGACCCGACCATGCCCACTACTTCGCACTGGGAAAGGGCAAGACGGACAGGCACATGGACCCTTTCTACATCGAGTTCAATGGCGGCGGGGAGAGGCAGCTATCGTCCCATGAGGGAGAGGAGTTCATCATCGTGGTTTCGGGCAAGGTCGAACTGATCTACGGCAAGGAGACGTTCATCCTGGAAGAAGGTGACTCGATGTACTACAACTCGGTCGTTCCGCACCACGTCGGCTCGGCGACCAAGGGTCCCGCATCCATCTATGCCTCGGTGTACACTCCGTTCTGA
- a CDS encoding 2-oxoacid:acceptor oxidoreductase family protein: MAISVKKATGLYEKFERKDGTKTTTYCAGCGHGIIQKLIGEAMAELGIQDRTVFVSPVGCAAFCFYYFDCGNVAGPHGRASAVATGITRSLKDKVVIAYQGDGDMGAIGFNNAFQAANRGEHFAAFCVNNSLFAMTGGQMAPTTLPGQKTTTTPFGRDVANTGFPLHMCEVFAQLEAPVYIERVSVADTKRIMQAKKAVRKALEIQRDGKGYAFVEFLSPCPTNWRMDAIKSAEFVTNEMEKVFPLGCLRDRSAEPGLQRKPIEQKTLKELMGTTGHGIDPVPDPKFGEKRFKFSGFGGQGVLSLGLVVAEAAGNDGKYVSWLPSYGPEQRGGSASCSVVMSGQPVGSPTVDRPDVLVCMNQPALEKFISTVSQGGVLIYDKSLPVKPEARGDVRVIAFPAMKIAGDNGVPKAANTAFLGCMSALGLIGLPEEQVIEALAESFSSKPALVEKNKKVFEAAKAWVTSNIK, from the coding sequence ATGGCAATATCTGTCAAGAAGGCCACGGGCCTCTATGAAAAGTTCGAACGGAAGGACGGAACGAAAACAACGACGTACTGCGCCGGATGCGGGCATGGCATCATCCAGAAGCTTATCGGGGAAGCCATGGCCGAACTGGGGATCCAGGACCGGACGGTCTTCGTCTCGCCGGTCGGCTGCGCCGCGTTCTGCTTCTACTACTTCGACTGCGGCAACGTCGCCGGACCGCATGGGCGGGCCTCGGCCGTCGCCACCGGCATCACCCGTTCGCTCAAGGACAAGGTCGTCATCGCCTACCAGGGGGATGGAGACATGGGGGCCATCGGCTTCAACAACGCGTTCCAGGCGGCCAACCGGGGCGAGCATTTCGCGGCGTTCTGCGTGAACAACAGTCTCTTCGCCATGACCGGCGGCCAGATGGCGCCGACCACGCTTCCGGGGCAGAAGACCACCACGACGCCGTTCGGGCGCGATGTGGCGAACACCGGTTTTCCGCTGCACATGTGCGAGGTGTTCGCCCAGCTGGAGGCTCCGGTCTATATCGAACGCGTCTCAGTAGCTGACACCAAGCGGATCATGCAGGCCAAAAAGGCGGTGCGCAAGGCCCTGGAGATCCAGAGGGATGGAAAAGGATACGCTTTCGTCGAGTTCCTTTCCCCCTGCCCCACCAACTGGCGAATGGACGCTATAAAATCGGCCGAGTTCGTCACCAACGAGATGGAGAAAGTGTTCCCGCTGGGATGCCTACGCGACAGAAGCGCCGAGCCTGGCCTTCAGCGGAAGCCGATCGAGCAAAAGACGCTCAAGGAGCTCATGGGAACCACCGGCCACGGCATCGACCCGGTACCTGACCCGAAGTTCGGCGAGAAACGCTTCAAGTTCTCCGGGTTCGGAGGCCAGGGGGTCCTCAGCCTCGGATTGGTTGTTGCGGAAGCAGCCGGAAACGACGGAAAGTACGTCTCCTGGCTCCCCAGCTACGGACCGGAACAGAGGGGCGGGTCTGCCTCCTGCTCGGTCGTAATGAGCGGTCAGCCGGTAGGTTCGCCGACCGTCGATAGACCCGACGTCCTGGTGTGCATGAACCAACCCGCACTGGAAAAGTTCATTTCGACCGTCAGCCAAGGCGGTGTTCTCATCTACGATAAATCGCTGCCAGTAAAGCCGGAGGCAAGGGGCGACGTTCGTGTGATAGCATTCCCAGCGATGAAGATCGCCGGAGACAATGGCGTGCCGAAAGCGGCTAACACCGCTTTCCTCGGCTGCATGAGCGCACTCGGGCTCATCGGGCTGCCGGAAGAACAGGTCATCGAAGCGCTGGCAGAGAGCTTCTCCTCGAAACCCGCTTTGGTGGAGAAGAACAAGAAGGTGTTCGAGGCGGCCAAGGCGTGGGTGACATCCAATATAAAGTGA
- the vorB gene encoding 3-methyl-2-oxobutanoate dehydrogenase subunit VorB produces the protein MRKFTKGNDAVVIGALYAGCDVYFGYPITPASEIAEGAAELFPQLGKEYLQAECETASINMLYGAASGGKLAMTASSGPGISLMQEGISYMAGAQLPALIVNIMRAGPGLGNIGPEQGDYNQAVKGGGHGNYHAIVLAPASVQEMCDLTIKAFELAFKYRNPAMILADATLGQVKESLKLPEKESEKPDTTTWSVQGDAKTRRNLISSIYLDLELMEKHNEMLQAKYASMEKEAMSETYLIEDAELIITGYGTSARVARSAVDQLRKEGVKAGLFRPISLMPFPTRELNRVMLGKKVLVAEMSNGQYRDDVLLHLEREVRTPVRLVNRMGGILIQVEDVLKAARRMMKEVQ, from the coding sequence ATGAGAAAGTTCACAAAAGGCAATGACGCCGTGGTCATCGGTGCACTGTACGCCGGATGCGACGTCTATTTCGGTTACCCCATCACACCAGCAAGCGAGATAGCAGAGGGAGCGGCGGAACTTTTCCCTCAGCTGGGCAAGGAATATCTCCAGGCGGAATGCGAGACCGCCTCCATCAACATGCTCTATGGGGCGGCGAGCGGCGGCAAGCTGGCCATGACCGCCTCGTCCGGCCCAGGCATCAGCCTCATGCAGGAAGGCATCTCCTATATGGCTGGGGCACAGCTTCCGGCACTCATCGTCAACATCATGAGGGCCGGGCCGGGGCTGGGCAATATCGGCCCAGAGCAGGGTGATTATAACCAGGCGGTAAAGGGGGGCGGGCACGGCAACTACCATGCCATTGTCCTAGCCCCGGCTTCTGTCCAGGAGATGTGCGACCTGACAATCAAGGCTTTCGAGCTAGCCTTCAAGTACCGCAATCCGGCGATGATCCTGGCGGACGCCACACTCGGCCAGGTCAAAGAATCGCTAAAGCTTCCGGAAAAGGAATCGGAGAAACCGGATACCACCACCTGGTCCGTTCAAGGGGATGCAAAGACCCGCAGAAACCTGATCTCATCCATATACCTGGACCTGGAGTTGATGGAGAAGCATAACGAGATGCTCCAGGCCAAGTATGCCTCGATGGAAAAGGAGGCGATGAGCGAAACGTATCTCATCGAGGATGCTGAGCTGATCATTACCGGTTACGGGACGAGTGCGCGCGTTGCCCGTTCAGCGGTTGACCAGCTGAGAAAAGAGGGAGTGAAGGCCGGTCTCTTCCGGCCGATCTCTCTTATGCCTTTCCCCACCAGGGAGCTCAACCGGGTGATGCTGGGCAAGAAAGTCCTGGTGGCCGAGATGAGCAATGGCCAATATCGGGACGACGTGCTGCTGCACTTGGAACGAGAAGTGCGGACCCCGGTCCGACTGGTGAACCGCATGGGCGGCATACTGATCCAGGTGGAGGATGTGCTCAAGGCGGCACGCAGAATGATGAAGGAGGTGCAGTGA
- a CDS encoding 4Fe-4S dicluster domain-containing protein — MILRCFKYDSSQFAASMSETQQAGLPRPVIIEDECKGCGRCVNACPKKALRMSTKINKKGFIHAEYVGEGCTGCSICYYNCPEPYAIEVHTEKKVTK; from the coding sequence TTGATTTTGCGATGCTTTAAGTATGATTCATCTCAATTTGCGGCTTCAATGTCAGAGACCCAGCAAGCGGGACTGCCCCGTCCCGTGATCATCGAGGACGAGTGCAAGGGATGCGGCAGATGCGTCAACGCCTGCCCGAAGAAGGCACTCCGCATGTCCACCAAGATCAACAAGAAGGGATTCATCCACGCGGAATATGTTGGCGAGGGATGCACCGGTTGTTCCATCTGTTACTATAACTGCCCCGAGCCCTATGCCATCGAGGTCCATACCGAAAAGAAGGTGACGAAATGA
- a CDS encoding FmdE family protein, which translates to MNHTKFEIPEWTWVFHGHVCPFMPIGYRMGILGLKELGIERVKDHGAFAFSEMGVGHPQTCMMDGAMSATGCTYGKLMMERLDYGKVATILYAPGKGAVRVYLRSEFQDALGKFEFFDYRKKGVEPSNVPEAVVAEVVDMVLNASDEDMFKVERLPDFTFSRPKGSFSKGKCTKCGEYVFERYLRMVDGKPMCIPCSEYTQTWVNVLKGIQ; encoded by the coding sequence ATGAACCACACAAAGTTCGAGATTCCGGAATGGACATGGGTATTCCATGGGCACGTCTGCCCGTTCATGCCCATCGGGTACAGAATGGGAATCCTGGGCCTAAAAGAGCTAGGAATCGAGAGGGTCAAAGACCATGGTGCATTCGCCTTCTCGGAGATGGGGGTTGGCCATCCGCAAACTTGCATGATGGATGGTGCCATGTCCGCCACTGGATGCACTTATGGCAAATTGATGATGGAACGGCTGGATTACGGGAAGGTAGCCACTATACTCTATGCCCCAGGAAAGGGAGCTGTGAGAGTATATCTTCGTTCAGAGTTCCAGGACGCGCTGGGCAAGTTCGAGTTCTTCGACTACCGGAAGAAGGGTGTGGAGCCTTCTAATGTCCCTGAAGCGGTAGTCGCCGAGGTGGTCGATATGGTGCTGAATGCATCTGATGAGGATATGTTCAAAGTAGAGAGACTGCCCGATTTCACCTTCAGCCGGCCAAAGGGATCGTTCTCGAAGGGCAAATGCACCAAGTGCGGCGAGTATGTATTCGAACGATATTTGCGCATGGTCGATGGCAAGCCGATGTGCATACCTTGCTCGGAGTATACCCAGACCTGGGTCAATGTATTGAAGGGAATACAGTAG
- a CDS encoding sulfite exporter TauE/SafE family protein produces MDGLFWVAVISVFLVSIIFSMFGQGGGSLYTPILFLLGYTAFISVSTSLVLNLFTAASASIVYFRQKLIDMKMSAAFIPGICIGSLIGGVLGNFVDPTILMWLFVIFLIGAGARMIYTMRDKKAESEVCPTGFSGRMYATIVFVSFLVGILSGLLGVGGGIIIVPFLIFICKYPTKNSAGTVSFIIIFSSMFGVIGHSAFGALEVTLIVATGIAVLIGASIGARLTVKLRSNWIKVGFGLIMWVFAIQLILRLLT; encoded by the coding sequence ATGGACGGGTTGTTCTGGGTCGCCGTTATCTCCGTATTTCTGGTCTCGATCATCTTCTCGATGTTCGGACAGGGTGGCGGCTCTCTCTACACTCCGATCCTATTCCTACTGGGTTATACGGCCTTCATATCGGTATCGACATCGTTGGTGCTCAACCTTTTCACGGCCGCTTCTGCCTCCATTGTCTACTTTCGCCAGAAATTGATTGACATGAAAATGTCGGCAGCATTCATCCCTGGGATTTGTATCGGCTCCCTAATCGGGGGTGTCCTCGGCAATTTCGTCGATCCAACCATTTTGATGTGGTTATTTGTCATCTTTCTCATTGGTGCTGGGGCCAGGATGATCTACACAATGCGGGATAAGAAGGCGGAAAGCGAGGTCTGCCCCACCGGTTTTTCCGGGAGAATGTATGCCACGATCGTCTTCGTCAGCTTCCTGGTGGGTATCTTGTCGGGACTGCTGGGCGTTGGAGGCGGCATCATTATCGTACCGTTTCTCATATTCATCTGCAAATATCCAACAAAGAACTCAGCCGGGACGGTTTCGTTCATAATCATTTTCTCTTCGATGTTTGGGGTCATAGGTCATTCGGCTTTCGGAGCCCTCGAAGTAACTCTGATTGTTGCAACAGGCATAGCAGTGCTCATCGGCGCATCGATAGGGGCAAGATTGACCGTGAAGCTAAGATCCAACTGGATCAAGGTCGGTTTCGGACTGATCATGTGGGTCTTTGCCATACAATTGATACTAAGATTGCTGACTTGA
- a CDS encoding metalloregulator ArsR/SmtB family transcription factor, with protein MNLPKEMEEALNERGGLEGLRKLVPDQENLTSEAERFQAVSDPIRLQILHALLVIDLCPCILKEITELSDSRLSYHLNILEQAKLITSSPRKKWRIYMLTEMGKSLIAF; from the coding sequence ATGAACCTTCCAAAGGAAATGGAAGAGGCCCTGAACGAGCGAGGTGGATTGGAGGGATTGAGAAAGCTTGTCCCTGACCAGGAAAATCTTACTTCTGAAGCGGAACGTTTTCAGGCGGTATCAGACCCGATACGGTTGCAGATCCTGCATGCTCTCCTCGTCATCGACCTGTGCCCCTGCATTCTTAAGGAGATAACCGAACTATCCGATTCTCGTCTGTCATATCATCTCAACATCCTGGAACAAGCGAAACTGATCACCTCTTCCCCGCGTAAGAAATGGCGTATCTATATGCTGACAGAGATGGGGAAGTCATTGATAGCATTCTAA
- the arsB gene encoding ACR3 family arsenite efflux transporter — MSETVEENSPAPSGLKKLSFLNRYLTVWIFAAMGLGVVLGVSIPGFADSLNKMSVGTTSIPIAIGLILMMYPPLAKVKYEELSQITKQPEAKKMFSTSLLLNYVVGPLLMFALAWIFLPDQPLYRIGLILTGVARCIAMVLVWNQLAEGDSEYVAILVALNSIFQIVLYSFYAYFLISVLSDVVSPGSGVAVDISIVSVAISVIIYLGIPFFAGVISRYTLRPRLGADWYDNKFMPVAGKVSLLALLFTIVVMFSLRAQSIVDTPFDVVRIAIPLVIYFAIMFLLSFWLSMRLRIDYGHAAAQSFTAASNNFELAIAVAVGVFGISSAVAFAAVIGPLVEVPALISLVNLSLYFKRKYYDVGGKFRGRTQEV, encoded by the coding sequence ATGAGCGAGACCGTAGAGGAAAATAGCCCGGCTCCAAGCGGATTGAAGAAACTGTCGTTCTTGAATAGGTATCTGACCGTTTGGATCTTTGCCGCCATGGGATTAGGCGTTGTCCTCGGAGTCTCCATTCCGGGATTCGCGGATTCCTTGAACAAGATGAGCGTCGGCACCACCTCGATCCCGATCGCCATCGGCCTGATACTCATGATGTATCCTCCTTTGGCCAAAGTTAAGTATGAAGAGCTTAGCCAGATTACGAAGCAGCCAGAGGCTAAGAAGATGTTCTCAACGTCCCTGCTGCTGAATTACGTCGTCGGCCCGTTGCTGATGTTCGCCCTGGCCTGGATCTTCCTTCCGGACCAACCATTATACCGAATCGGTCTAATATTGACGGGGGTAGCGAGATGCATCGCCATGGTCCTGGTGTGGAACCAGCTCGCCGAAGGAGATAGCGAGTATGTAGCAATCCTCGTCGCTCTGAATTCCATATTCCAGATAGTCCTCTACTCGTTCTACGCATATTTCCTGATCTCTGTGCTATCGGACGTTGTATCACCGGGATCCGGAGTGGCGGTGGACATCTCGATCGTTTCCGTTGCCATAAGCGTGATAATCTATCTTGGGATACCGTTCTTCGCCGGTGTTATCAGCCGATACACTCTGAGACCAAGATTGGGAGCAGACTGGTATGACAACAAGTTCATGCCGGTCGCGGGGAAGGTCTCCCTGCTGGCTTTGCTCTTCACCATCGTGGTCATGTTCTCGTTGAGAGCCCAGTCGATCGTAGACACACCGTTTGATGTGGTAAGGATCGCGATCCCGTTGGTCATTTACTTCGCGATCATGTTCCTGCTGTCGTTCTGGCTTTCCATGCGGCTCAGGATCGATTACGGTCATGCCGCTGCCCAATCGTTCACCGCGGCGAGCAACAACTTCGAACTGGCGATCGCAGTCGCCGTTGGCGTGTTCGGCATATCCTCGGCAGTCGCGTTCGCGGCCGTCATCGGACCGCTGGTGGAAGTGCCAGCGCTAATTTCACTGGTGAACCTGTCCTTGTACTTCAAACGGAAGTACTACGATGTGGGTGGGAAATTCAGGGGGAGGACACAGGAAGTCTGA